In one window of Neisseria subflava DNA:
- the rplU gene encoding 50S ribosomal protein L21 has protein sequence MYAVVKTGGKQYKVSVGEKLKVEQIPAELDSQIELTEVLMIADGESVKVGSPFIEGAKVTAKVVAHGRGEKVRIFKMRRRKHYQKRQGHRQNFTQIEIVAIA, from the coding sequence ATGTACGCGGTCGTAAAAACCGGCGGTAAACAATATAAAGTTTCCGTTGGCGAAAAATTGAAAGTAGAACAGATACCAGCCGAACTCGACAGCCAAATCGAACTGACTGAAGTTTTGATGATTGCTGACGGCGAATCTGTAAAAGTAGGCTCACCTTTTATCGAAGGCGCAAAAGTAACAGCTAAAGTCGTTGCTCATGGTCGTGGCGAGAAAGTACGCATTTTCAAAATGCGTCGTCGCAAACACTACCAAAAACGCCAAGGCCATCGCCAAAATTTCACCCAAATCGAAATCGTGGCAATCGCCTAA
- a CDS encoding RrF2 family transcriptional regulator, giving the protein MYLTQHTDYGLRVLVYTAINDDTLVNISTIAETYNISKSHLMKVVTSLVKGGFLVSVRGKGGGLRLADVPEKINIGAVVRHLEPMQVVECMGDNNECLITPSCRLTGIITGAIKAFFNHLDQYSLQDLLDKPTYDILYTPRIPINEIRRMVD; this is encoded by the coding sequence ATGTATCTGACCCAACATACCGATTACGGATTGCGCGTATTGGTTTATACCGCCATCAATGATGACACCCTTGTCAATATCAGCACCATTGCCGAGACTTACAATATTTCCAAAAGCCATTTGATGAAAGTGGTTACCTCATTAGTCAAAGGCGGATTTCTGGTCAGCGTGCGCGGCAAAGGTGGCGGTTTGCGCTTGGCGGATGTTCCAGAAAAAATCAACATCGGCGCAGTCGTCCGCCATCTTGAGCCGATGCAGGTTGTCGAATGCATGGGCGATAACAACGAATGCCTCATTACCCCATCCTGCCGACTGACCGGCATCATTACCGGCGCCATCAAAGCCTTCTTCAACCATTTAGATCAATACTCCCTGCAAGATCTTTTGGACAAACCAACCTACGACATACTCTATACCCCGCGTATCCCGATCAACGAAATACGCAGAATGGTTGATTAA
- the ispB gene encoding octaprenyl diphosphate synthase, with protein sequence MLENLPYFQRHLPDDLAKVNAVINQAVQSDVALISQIGTYIISAGGKRLRPIITILAGKAVGHDDEKLYSLAAMVEFIHTSTLLHDDVVDESELRRGRKTANNLFGNAAAVLVGDFLYTRAFQLMVGSGSMRILEVMADATNIIAEGEVMQLMNIGNTDITEEQYVQVIQYKTAKLFEAAAQVGAILGKASPEHEQALKDYGMYVGTAFQIIDDVLDYSGETEEIGKNVGDDLAEGKPTLPLIYLMRNGSEQAANDVRHALENADRSYFEKIHDYVVNSDALPYSISEAKKAVDKAIASLNVLPDSEVKEAMIQLAKESLARVY encoded by the coding sequence ATGCTCGAAAACCTGCCTTACTTCCAACGCCACCTGCCCGATGACCTTGCCAAAGTTAATGCGGTCATCAACCAAGCTGTTCAATCCGATGTTGCACTAATTTCGCAAATCGGCACATACATCATCAGCGCGGGCGGTAAGCGCCTGCGTCCGATTATTACCATTTTGGCAGGCAAAGCAGTCGGGCATGACGATGAAAAACTGTACTCGCTGGCAGCAATGGTGGAATTCATCCACACCTCCACCCTCCTGCACGACGATGTCGTCGATGAAAGCGAGTTGCGCCGCGGCCGTAAAACGGCAAACAACCTCTTCGGCAACGCGGCGGCTGTTTTGGTCGGCGACTTCCTATATACACGCGCTTTCCAACTGATGGTTGGTTCGGGCAGCATGCGTATTTTGGAAGTGATGGCAGACGCGACCAACATCATCGCCGAAGGCGAAGTCATGCAGCTGATGAACATCGGCAATACGGATATTACCGAAGAGCAATACGTCCAAGTTATCCAATACAAAACAGCAAAACTGTTTGAAGCGGCCGCGCAAGTCGGCGCAATTTTGGGCAAGGCTTCCCCTGAACACGAGCAAGCCTTGAAAGACTACGGCATGTATGTCGGTACGGCTTTCCAAATCATTGACGATGTATTGGACTATTCTGGCGAAACCGAAGAAATCGGCAAAAACGTCGGTGACGATTTGGCAGAAGGCAAACCTACCCTGCCATTGATTTACCTGATGAGAAACGGTTCCGAGCAGGCAGCAAACGATGTGCGCCACGCTTTGGAAAATGCCGACCGCAGTTATTTTGAAAAAATCCACGACTATGTCGTCAACTCAGACGCTTTGCCGTATTCGATTTCCGAGGCAAAAAAAGCCGTCGACAAAGCCATCGCTTCATTGAACGTGTTGCCTGACAGCGAAGTCAAAGAAGCCATGATCCAACTGGCAAAAGAATCCTTGGCCCGAGTATATTAA
- a CDS encoding NnrS family protein yields the protein MNDLFKHPVWAMAFRPFYSLAALYGALSILLWGFGYQGTPELPGLYWHAHEMIWGYAGLVVIAFLLTAVATWTGQPPTRGKALAGLTAFWLLARLCAFIPGWGATASGIFGTIFFWYGAVCMALPVIRSQNKRNYVAVFAIFVLGGTHFAFHMKMQPFDAIALMTGLQSGLIMVAGFIGLIGMRIISFFTSKRLNVPQIPSPQWVAHASLWLPMLAAMMMAHNILPELAALFSFAAGVIFTVQVYRWWYKAVLKEPMLWILFAGYLFTGLGLIAVGISYWISSFLNLGVHLIGVGGIGVLTLGMMARTALGHTGNSIYPPPKVVPVAFWLMIAATVIRVLATFVSGTAYIHSIRCSAALFAVSLLLYAWKYIPWLIRPRSDGRPG from the coding sequence ATGAACGATTTGTTCAAACATCCTGTATGGGCAATGGCCTTCCGCCCGTTTTATTCGTTGGCGGCTTTGTATGGCGCATTGTCTATATTGCTTTGGGGCTTCGGCTATCAGGGTACGCCTGAATTGCCGGGTTTGTATTGGCATGCCCATGAAATGATTTGGGGCTACGCCGGATTGGTTGTCATTGCATTCTTGCTGACCGCGGTGGCAACTTGGACTGGCCAGCCGCCTACACGTGGTAAAGCGTTGGCAGGTTTGACTGCATTTTGGCTGCTTGCGCGTTTGTGTGCGTTTATTCCCGGCTGGGGTGCTACGGCAAGCGGTATATTCGGTACGATCTTTTTCTGGTATGGCGCGGTGTGTATGGCTTTGCCGGTAATCCGTTCTCAAAACAAGCGCAACTATGTTGCCGTATTTGCTATTTTTGTTTTGGGCGGTACCCATTTCGCGTTCCATATGAAAATGCAGCCGTTTGATGCCATTGCGCTAATGACCGGTCTGCAATCCGGTTTGATTATGGTGGCCGGTTTTATCGGTTTGATCGGTATGCGGATTATCTCGTTCTTTACGTCCAAACGTTTGAACGTACCGCAAATTCCCAGCCCTCAATGGGTAGCGCACGCATCGCTTTGGCTGCCTATGCTGGCTGCCATGATGATGGCTCATAACATATTGCCGGAATTGGCTGCTTTGTTCTCTTTTGCTGCCGGTGTGATTTTTACCGTGCAGGTGTACCGCTGGTGGTATAAAGCCGTACTGAAAGAGCCTATGCTTTGGATTTTGTTTGCCGGCTATCTGTTTACAGGCTTGGGCTTGATTGCTGTCGGTATTTCTTATTGGATTTCAAGTTTCCTGAATTTGGGCGTACACCTTATCGGCGTTGGCGGTATCGGCGTGCTGACTTTGGGCATGATGGCACGAACTGCGCTTGGCCATACCGGCAACTCTATTTATCCGCCGCCTAAAGTGGTTCCTGTCGCCTTTTGGCTGATGATTGCCGCAACGGTTATCCGTGTTTTGGCTACCTTTGTGAGCGGTACGGCATACATACACAGTATCCGTTGCTCCGCCGCCTTGTTTGCCGTATCTCTGCTGTTGTATGCATGGAAATATATTCCTTGGCTGATCCGTCCGCGTTCGGATGGTCGTCCGGGTTAA
- a CDS encoding hemerythrin domain-containing protein — protein sequence MKPLKRHPALIELSREHHGSLSLCVRLLRTPEQSHQAELDPHFAELEPHFLEEETMFAPYWDKVDPALRQRFEGDHAKLRAMMAHPEYMNESWNKDFAVTLRDHARFEERELFPAIEPFLPLPENV from the coding sequence ATGAAACCCTTGAAACGCCACCCTGCATTAATAGAACTTTCCCGTGAGCATCATGGCTCGCTGTCGTTGTGCGTCCGTCTCCTGCGTACGCCAGAGCAAAGCCATCAAGCGGAGCTGGATCCTCATTTTGCGGAGCTTGAGCCACATTTTTTGGAAGAGGAAACTATGTTTGCGCCGTATTGGGATAAGGTTGATCCGGCGTTGAGGCAGCGTTTTGAAGGTGATCATGCCAAGCTGCGTGCGATGATGGCTCATCCTGAATATATGAATGAATCATGGAATAAGGATTTTGCGGTGACTTTGCGCGATCATGCGCGTTTTGAGGAACGCGAGCTTTTTCCTGCGATTGAACCTTTTTTGCCTTTGCCTGAGAATGTGTAA
- a CDS encoding electron transfer flavoprotein-ubiquinone oxidoreductase encodes MTETIERDSMQYDVVIVGAGPSGLSAAIKLKQLAEKNGREISVCVVEKGSEAGAHSLAGAIIDPISLNELIPDWKEKGAPLTRTVTKDRVVFLTKKKAFNLPITPNFDNHANYIASLGEVVRWLAEQAENLGVEIYPGFAAAEVLYHEDGSVKGIATGNMGVGKDGKPTDSFQLGMELWAQQTIFAEGCRGSLSKQVIEQFKLDQNSEPQTYGLGIKEIWEVPSEKHQPGLVMHSAGWPLDSKTYGGSFIYHFDENKVAVGFVVGLDYQNPYLSPFEEFQRFKTHPEIRKTFEGGRRIAYGARSLIEGGLQSLPKLSFKGGVLVGDAAGFLNMPRIKGIHTAMKSAMLAAEAVFPLLENLEEVESFDSGKEATDYQQRFEQSWLYQELYAARNVRPSFKWGVYLGSVYTGIDQMIFRGKAPWTLKHHGKDNEQLKKAAECKPIDYPKPDGVLTFDRLSSVFLANLAHEENQPDHLVLKNPQVMIEVNYKEYASPETRYCPAGVYEIVEENGTPRLQINAANCVHCKTCDIKDPTQNITWICPEGASGPNYGGM; translated from the coding sequence ATGACAGAAACCATCGAACGCGACAGTATGCAATACGATGTCGTGATTGTCGGCGCAGGCCCGTCGGGTTTGTCCGCCGCCATCAAACTCAAGCAGCTTGCCGAAAAGAATGGACGCGAAATCAGCGTTTGTGTGGTGGAGAAAGGTTCGGAGGCCGGTGCCCACTCGCTTGCCGGTGCTATCATCGATCCGATTTCTTTGAATGAGCTGATTCCTGATTGGAAAGAAAAAGGCGCGCCGCTGACACGCACAGTGACGAAAGACAGGGTTGTGTTCCTGACCAAGAAAAAAGCGTTCAACCTGCCGATTACCCCTAATTTCGACAACCATGCGAACTACATTGCCAGCTTGGGCGAAGTTGTCCGCTGGTTGGCAGAGCAGGCGGAAAATTTAGGCGTGGAAATTTATCCGGGCTTTGCCGCTGCCGAAGTGCTTTATCACGAAGACGGTTCGGTCAAAGGCATTGCGACCGGCAATATGGGCGTGGGTAAAGACGGCAAACCGACCGATTCATTCCAGCTAGGCATGGAGCTTTGGGCGCAGCAAACCATATTTGCCGAAGGCTGTCGCGGCTCGCTTTCCAAGCAAGTCATTGAACAATTCAAGCTCGACCAAAACAGCGAACCGCAAACTTACGGCCTGGGCATTAAAGAAATTTGGGAAGTGCCGTCTGAAAAACATCAGCCCGGTTTGGTCATGCACAGCGCAGGCTGGCCGTTGGACAGCAAAACCTACGGCGGCTCGTTTATTTATCACTTTGACGAAAATAAAGTCGCTGTAGGCTTTGTGGTCGGTTTGGATTATCAAAACCCTTATTTGTCGCCGTTTGAAGAGTTCCAACGTTTCAAAACCCATCCTGAAATCCGCAAAACCTTTGAAGGCGGCCGCCGTATCGCTTATGGTGCGCGTTCGCTGATTGAAGGCGGTTTGCAAAGCCTACCGAAACTCTCGTTTAAAGGCGGCGTTTTGGTCGGCGATGCCGCAGGTTTCCTGAATATGCCGCGCATCAAAGGCATCCATACGGCCATGAAATCCGCCATGCTTGCCGCAGAAGCCGTATTTCCTTTGTTGGAAAACCTCGAAGAAGTGGAAAGCTTCGACAGCGGTAAAGAGGCTACCGATTATCAGCAACGCTTTGAACAAAGCTGGCTGTATCAAGAGCTTTATGCCGCACGCAATGTCCGTCCGTCATTCAAATGGGGCGTTTACCTCGGCTCCGTCTATACCGGTATCGACCAGATGATTTTCAGAGGCAAAGCCCCTTGGACTTTGAAACATCACGGCAAAGACAACGAGCAGCTCAAAAAAGCAGCCGAATGCAAGCCGATTGACTATCCGAAGCCTGATGGCGTATTGACCTTCGACCGTTTGAGCAGCGTTTTTCTTGCCAACCTTGCGCACGAAGAAAACCAGCCCGACCATTTGGTGCTGAAAAATCCGCAGGTCATGATAGAAGTAAACTACAAAGAATACGCCTCGCCTGAAACCCGCTATTGTCCGGCCGGCGTATATGAAATTGTCGAAGAAAACGGCACTCCGCGTCTACAAATCAACGCCGCCAACTGCGTTCACTGCAAAACGTGCGACATCAAAGACCCGACGCAAAACATCACTTGGATTTGTCCCGAAGGCGCGAGCGGACCGAATTACGGCGGAATGTAA
- a CDS encoding energy transducer TonB translates to MDKKRILTPAVVTSVALIHVGLVALLWHAHKPPPVEMANIEFVDLGDFGGGDGSPEGEGAPAAPEPTPEQPKPKPKPKPKPVEPPKPVIKPVVTKKEKADIVQQKEKPKPIEKPKPEPKPEPKPEPKPEPKPEPKPEPKAEPKPSPKASEYSGSKTGPNTAENGKGNGEGKALGGEGKGNGGGTKGTGSGRGEGSGSGSGGAKGEHGSGTGGGGGGSGTGAGSSKGNPAKGTCHIPRPPYPSLSTENGEEGLVVLKVLVGPGGKVDSISVNKSSGYSRLDNAARKAVKDGSCNASVWTEFKVPVKFTLE, encoded by the coding sequence ATGGATAAAAAACGAATTTTAACTCCAGCCGTCGTGACTTCCGTTGCGTTGATTCACGTCGGTTTGGTTGCACTTTTATGGCACGCGCACAAACCGCCTCCTGTCGAAATGGCGAATATTGAATTTGTCGATTTGGGCGATTTCGGCGGTGGCGACGGTAGCCCTGAAGGCGAAGGCGCACCTGCCGCCCCCGAGCCTACCCCCGAACAACCAAAACCCAAGCCGAAGCCCAAACCTAAACCTGTCGAGCCGCCCAAACCTGTTATCAAACCTGTGGTAACGAAAAAGGAAAAAGCGGATATCGTACAGCAAAAGGAAAAACCGAAACCTATCGAGAAACCTAAGCCCGAGCCTAAGCCGGAACCTAAACCAGAGCCGAAGCCCGAGCCAAAACCTGAACCAAAACCAGAGCCGAAGGCAGAACCTAAACCATCTCCCAAAGCATCTGAATACTCAGGCAGCAAAACCGGGCCGAATACTGCTGAAAACGGTAAAGGCAACGGCGAAGGCAAAGCCTTGGGCGGAGAAGGAAAAGGCAACGGCGGCGGTACGAAAGGTACAGGCAGCGGCCGTGGTGAAGGCAGCGGATCCGGCAGCGGTGGTGCGAAAGGCGAACATGGTTCCGGTACCGGTGGCGGAGGTGGTGGCAGCGGTACAGGTGCCGGCAGCAGTAAAGGCAATCCTGCAAAAGGAACCTGCCATATTCCAAGACCTCCGTACCCTTCACTATCCACTGAAAATGGTGAAGAAGGCTTGGTTGTTTTGAAAGTCTTGGTTGGTCCCGGCGGTAAAGTGGATTCAATTAGTGTGAATAAATCAAGTGGTTATAGTCGTCTGGATAATGCAGCGCGTAAAGCCGTTAAAGATGGTAGCTGTAATGCAAGCGTTTGGACTGAATTTAAAGTACCTGTCAAATTCACGCTCGAATAA
- a CDS encoding DUF441 domain-containing protein, translating to MNFSFVPLFLVTLIFLGVVSNNNSITISAAVLLLMQQTALSQYIPFVEKHGLQVGIIILTIGVLSPLVSGKIQIPPLSEFLNFKMIAAVLIGIFVAWLAGRGVPLMSEQPVLVTGLLIGTVIGVAFVGGIPVGPLIAAGLLSFVAGKV from the coding sequence ATGAATTTCAGCTTTGTCCCTTTGTTTCTGGTTACCCTGATTTTTTTAGGCGTTGTCAGCAACAACAACTCGATTACGATTTCGGCGGCCGTCTTATTGTTGATGCAGCAAACCGCTTTGTCACAATACATTCCCTTCGTGGAAAAACACGGCTTGCAAGTGGGCATCATTATACTGACCATCGGCGTATTGAGTCCGCTGGTTTCTGGCAAAATACAGATTCCGCCGCTGTCCGAGTTTCTCAATTTCAAAATGATTGCCGCCGTCCTTATCGGCATCTTCGTCGCTTGGCTTGCCGGACGCGGCGTTCCATTGATGAGCGAACAGCCTGTTTTGGTAACCGGATTATTAATCGGCACAGTCATCGGTGTTGCCTTTGTCGGCGGTATTCCGGTCGGCCCTCTGATTGCCGCCGGCTTATTGTCTTTTGTTGCCGGAAAGGTTTAA
- the folP gene encoding dihydropteroate synthase, translated as MNTHIWQAGRFEIALDKPKIMGIVNLTPDSFSDGGTYSQNVQIALAHAEQLLKDGADILDIGGESTRPGSDDVSLEEEWARVQPVLAEVGKWNVPVSLDTRRTVIMEKALAQGGVDIINDVAALSDEGAVALLAQQPKTGVCLMHMQGLPKTMQLNPQYQDVVEEVARYLKARATECVQAGIAPERITLDPGFGFGKNLQHNITLIKHLPELMDATGFPLLIGVSRKRMIGELTGEQDAAKRVHGSVAAALATVARGAKIIRVHDVKATSDALKVWEALGVSA; from the coding sequence ATGAACACGCACATTTGGCAGGCAGGCCGATTTGAAATTGCCTTAGACAAACCAAAAATCATGGGCATCGTCAATCTGACCCCCGATTCATTTTCCGATGGCGGCACCTATTCGCAAAATGTCCAAATAGCATTGGCACATGCCGAGCAGCTGCTGAAAGACGGTGCGGATATTCTTGATATCGGCGGCGAATCTACCCGTCCGGGTTCGGATGATGTTTCTCTCGAAGAAGAATGGGCCAGGGTGCAGCCGGTTTTGGCGGAAGTGGGCAAGTGGAATGTTCCCGTCAGCTTGGATACGCGCCGTACGGTGATCATGGAAAAAGCCTTGGCGCAAGGCGGCGTCGATATTATCAACGATGTTGCCGCATTGAGTGATGAAGGTGCAGTCGCATTGCTGGCGCAACAGCCGAAGACGGGCGTGTGTCTCATGCACATGCAGGGTTTGCCCAAAACCATGCAGCTGAATCCGCAATATCAAGATGTCGTCGAAGAAGTCGCGCGTTATTTAAAAGCACGCGCGACAGAATGCGTTCAAGCAGGCATTGCCCCTGAACGCATTACGCTAGACCCCGGCTTCGGTTTCGGCAAAAACCTGCAACACAACATCACCCTGATAAAACATTTGCCTGAGTTGATGGACGCAACCGGATTTCCCCTTCTGATCGGCGTATCGCGCAAACGTATGATTGGCGAACTGACAGGCGAACAAGATGCCGCCAAACGCGTACACGGCAGCGTCGCAGCCGCTTTGGCCACAGTGGCTAGAGGCGCGAAAATCATCCGTGTTCACGATGTCAAAGCAACATCGGACGCTTTGAAAGTTTGGGAAGCATTGGGCGTATCGGCATAA
- a CDS encoding MotA/TolQ/ExbB proton channel family protein: MDLSLVFKSGDVVLIGVFVLMLLMSVVTWSVIVIRCIKYRKAKKGNAQVKELMLNAFTLADAVQKAKAVEAPMSRVADESLRAYQNYRQTTSKSLIDELPLNEYLVVHIRNSLTQTMRQFDYGMTALASIGATAPFIGLLGTVWGIYHALIGISESGQMSIAAVAGPIGEALVSTAVGLFVAIPAVLAYNFLNRGTKTIAQDMDAFAHDLHVRLLNQKD; this comes from the coding sequence ATGGATTTAAGTTTAGTTTTCAAATCAGGTGATGTGGTACTGATTGGTGTATTTGTCCTGATGTTGTTGATGAGTGTGGTGACTTGGAGCGTCATTGTGATTCGCTGCATCAAATACCGCAAAGCGAAAAAAGGCAATGCACAGGTAAAAGAGTTGATGCTGAATGCGTTTACGCTGGCTGATGCTGTACAAAAAGCCAAAGCGGTAGAAGCACCGATGAGCCGTGTTGCAGATGAATCTCTGCGCGCATACCAAAACTACCGTCAAACGACAAGCAAATCGCTGATTGACGAATTGCCTTTGAATGAATACTTGGTCGTTCACATCCGTAACAGTTTGACCCAAACCATGCGTCAGTTTGACTACGGTATGACCGCTTTGGCCTCTATCGGTGCAACCGCTCCGTTTATCGGCCTGTTGGGTACGGTTTGGGGTATTTACCATGCCCTGATCGGCATCAGCGAAAGCGGCCAAATGAGCATTGCTGCGGTAGCCGGTCCGATTGGCGAAGCTTTGGTATCGACTGCTGTCGGCCTGTTTGTGGCGATTCCGGCCGTATTGGCGTACAACTTCCTCAATCGCGGTACAAAAACCATCGCGCAAGATATGGATGCATTTGCACATGACCTGCATGTCCGCCTTCTGAACCAAAAGGATTAA
- the rpmA gene encoding 50S ribosomal protein L27 → MASKKAGGSTRNGRDSEAKRLGVKAYGNELIPAGSIIVRQRGTKFHAGDNVGMGKDHTLFAKVDGYVEFKTKGALNRKTVSIRPYTGSEE, encoded by the coding sequence ATGGCAAGTAAAAAAGCAGGCGGTAGCACCCGCAACGGTCGCGATTCAGAAGCCAAACGCTTGGGCGTTAAAGCCTACGGCAACGAGCTGATTCCGGCAGGCTCTATCATCGTTCGTCAACGTGGTACTAAATTCCACGCAGGTGACAACGTAGGCATGGGCAAAGACCACACTTTGTTTGCTAAAGTCGACGGTTACGTTGAATTCAAAACCAAAGGCGCGCTGAACCGTAAAACCGTCAGCATCCGTCCTTACACCGGTTCTGAAGAATAA
- a CDS encoding ExbD/TolR family protein: MAFGSMNSGDDAPMSDINVTPLVDVMLVLLIVFMITMPVLTHSIPLELPTASEKAAKEDKQQPKDPLRLSIDANGAYVVGGDSDAKVDLATVTAKLKEAKAKNEDVIVAIAADKAVEYDYVNQALQAAREAGISKIGFVTETKAQ; this comes from the coding sequence ATGGCTTTCGGATCAATGAATTCCGGCGATGATGCGCCGATGTCGGATATCAACGTTACACCTTTGGTGGACGTGATGCTGGTGTTGCTGATTGTATTTATGATTACCATGCCGGTACTGACCCACTCGATTCCTTTGGAGTTGCCGACTGCTTCGGAAAAAGCGGCAAAAGAGGACAAGCAGCAGCCTAAAGATCCTTTGCGTTTGAGCATTGATGCCAATGGTGCTTATGTCGTTGGCGGTGATTCGGATGCCAAAGTGGATTTGGCAACGGTAACCGCCAAGCTGAAAGAGGCCAAAGCGAAAAACGAAGATGTGATTGTGGCGATTGCGGCGGATAAAGCGGTTGAATACGATTACGTCAACCAAGCCCTGCAAGCGGCACGCGAAGCCGGTATCAGTAAAATCGGTTTTGTAACGGAAACCAAAGCGCAATAA
- the ubiM gene encoding 5-demethoxyubiquinol-8 5-hydroxylase UbiM, translating into MSLHSDILVVGAGPAGLSFAAELAGSSLNITLIERSPLEVLQNPPYDGREIALTHLSREIMQRLGMWDLIPKDEIYPLRDAKVLNGHSDYQLHFPQPTQARGEPADCLGYLISNHNIRKAAYEVVSKLDNVKILTGTNVKEVKTSDNEAQVILESGEVLTGRLLLAADSRFSQTRRQLGISSDMHDYSRTMFVCRMKHTLSNLHTAYECFHYGRTIALLPLEEHLTNTVITVDSDKAETIKNMSPEELAASVKEQLKGRLGDMELVSTIHNYPLVGMIAQRFYGKRSALIGDAAVGMHPVTAHGFNLGLASADLLAKLVLEAEQRGQDIGAKSLLEKYSTKHMFHAHPIYHGTNMLLKLFTNETAPAKLLRGLVLRASNNFPPLKKLITKQLTG; encoded by the coding sequence ATGAGCTTACACAGTGATATTCTCGTCGTCGGCGCAGGCCCTGCCGGATTAAGTTTTGCCGCAGAGTTGGCCGGAAGCAGTTTGAACATAACCCTGATTGAAAGAAGTCCTTTAGAAGTGTTGCAAAATCCGCCGTATGACGGCCGTGAAATCGCACTGACGCATCTGTCGCGTGAAATCATGCAGCGATTGGGGATGTGGGATTTGATTCCAAAAGACGAAATTTATCCTTTGCGCGATGCTAAAGTGTTGAACGGTCATTCCGATTACCAGCTCCACTTCCCGCAACCGACTCAGGCGCGCGGCGAGCCTGCGGACTGCTTGGGCTATTTGATCTCCAACCACAATATCCGCAAAGCCGCTTATGAAGTCGTGTCCAAATTGGACAACGTCAAAATCCTGACCGGCACCAATGTTAAAGAAGTTAAAACTTCTGACAATGAGGCGCAAGTTATTTTGGAAAGCGGCGAAGTATTGACCGGCCGTCTGTTGTTGGCCGCCGATAGTCGCTTCTCGCAAACGCGCCGTCAACTGGGCATTTCTTCAGATATGCACGATTACAGCCGCACCATGTTTGTGTGCCGCATGAAGCATACTCTGTCCAACCTGCATACCGCATATGAATGCTTCCACTACGGCCGCACCATTGCGTTACTGCCTTTGGAAGAACACTTGACCAATACCGTGATTACGGTGGACAGCGATAAAGCCGAAACGATTAAAAACATGTCGCCGGAAGAATTGGCAGCCAGCGTGAAAGAGCAACTCAAAGGCCGTTTGGGCGATATGGAATTGGTCAGCACTATTCACAATTATCCTTTGGTCGGTATGATTGCCCAACGTTTCTATGGCAAACGCAGCGCATTAATCGGCGATGCCGCAGTCGGTATGCATCCGGTTACTGCGCACGGTTTCAACTTGGGTCTGGCAAGTGCCGATCTTTTGGCTAAATTGGTGCTCGAAGCCGAGCAACGCGGTCAGGATATTGGTGCGAAGAGTCTGCTGGAAAAATACAGCACCAAGCATATGTTCCATGCCCATCCGATTTACCACGGCACTAATATGCTGCTGAAACTCTTTACCAATGAAACTGCTCCGGCGAAACTGCTGCGCGGTTTGGTATTGCGTGCAAGTAATAACTTCCCACCGCTGAAAAAACTGATTACCAAACAATTGACCGGTTAA